The nucleotide sequence GTGCCAATGATGACTTCGCGGTTGTTAACCGTGCGCTGGTCCAGTGGTGTTGGTGAGTTCTGGCTGATTCGAGGATTCAATCGCCGGTTTAATGCCATCACGTTGTCCTATGGCAGGTTGCTGGCGTCACTGATCAGGCGGCGATCGCTGGTAATTGCTGCTGCCGTACTCATTCTGGGCGGGGGAAGCCTGCTGATGGCAGGGCAAATTCCCCAGGAGGTGTTACCCCGGATCAATACCGGCCAGGCAACCCTGTTTGCCCAGTTTCCCCCCGGCACTTCTCTGGCAACCAACCGCCGGGTGATGGAAACCGTGGATGAAATTTTCCAGAAACAGCCGGAAACGGAGTACGCCTTTACCACAGTTGGGGGCAACATCTTTGCCAGTTTTGTGTTCTCTAATCCCACCCGCGCTTCCAGCACAATTACACTGAAACCGGGCAGTGATGTGATTGCCTATACTCAGCGTGTCAGTCGGGAACTTGACAAACTCAACCTGGCAGGGATTCGTCTGCGGCTGGTGCCCGGTAATGTGCGGGGGCTGAACCTGAACAACTCTCCGATTCGCAACGCAGACATCGATGTGGTGTTGCAAGGGCAGAATGGAGATGTTTTGCGGCAGGCCGGGCGGCAGGTCCTGGCGGCTCTGGATGAGAAGGTGACCCTGGCTAACTTCCGCCCCGATGGAGAGGATCGTCAACCAGAAGTGCAGATCAATCCCGATTGGGAACGGGTTGCTGCTTTGGGGCTAACTGCCCAGGATATCGGGAATACGGTGCAGACGGCGATCGAGGGTTCCATCCCAACTCGCCTCCAGCGACAGGAACGTCTGGTGGATATCCGGGTGCAACTGGATCAAAACCTGGTGCAACAACCTTCCCAGTTACGTCAGTTACCCCTGTTTGCCAGTAACCGGGCTTTAATCCAACTGGGGGATGTGGCTCGAATTGAAGAAGGTCAGGCTCCCGGTGAAATTCAGCGGATCAATCAGCGCTCTGTCTTCCTGATTGCAGGCAACTTGAACAGAGGGGCAAGTCTGGGGGCTGCCCTGGCTCAGGTTCAAACCACCCTATCAGAACTGGAACTGCCAGAGGGTGTGACCATTCTGCCCGGCTATGCCGCCCGCACCAGCCAGGAGTTGCAGGCTTCGCTCAAGATCCTGGGAGCACTGGCAGCCTTTCTGGTGTTTGTGGTGATGGCCGTGCAGTACAACTCTCTGGTTGATCCGCTGGTGATTATGCTCACGGTGCCCTTAGCTCTGGCAGGCGGCATTTTGGGATTGTTTGTCACCCAGACGGCGATCGGAATTACGGTTCTGGTCGGTGCGGTACTGCTGGTCGGGATTGTGGTGAACAACGCCATCATCATGGTTGAGATGGCAAACCAGATCCGGGAGCAGGAAGGGGTAGACCGTGCCACCGCGATCCTGAAAGCTGCTCCCCAGCGCCTCCGCCCGATTATGATGACAACCATTACCACCGTACTGGGTTTATTCCCACTGGCACTGGGGCTGGGTGAAGGGTCTGAGTTCCTTCAGCCATTGGGAATCGTGGTTTTCTCTGGTCTCTCCCTGGCAACCCTGCTGACCCTGTTTATCATTCCCTGTTTCTATGTCCTGTTGCATGAGTTGATTGGAACGTTGCAAGGGAAAACGGAAGTCAGGGTACCGGGTATGGGTTACCGGGTATGGGGTCGCAAGGAAGTGAAGGGAACGGGGGAACGGGAGAGGAGTTGAGGGTATATCGATTCACCAGAATCGGGATGACTGGATTCGAACCAGTGGCCTATTCGTCCCGAACAAAGTGCTGAGAACCTTAGTACTTGATGAAGATCAGGTAGTGAAGGATATTGATGAGGCCAATTCGTCCTGAACGAAGTACTGAGAACCTTAGTGAGCTTCTAGACTGCTTTCAGTATGCAACAGCCATCTCTCCTCCTCACCTTTCTCTTTTTCCTTCTCTCTTTTTCCTTCTTCCCTCCTCACCAAAACTAACAATCAACAACCAACGACTTTTTCCCCCTCTCCCTCTTCTCTTCCTCATCCAGTTATCAGCACCAGCTTCCCAATAATACCTCCGGCTTCCAGGGCACGGTGAGCATTCGCCGCTTCCGCCAGCGGAAAGATTTCCTGGACATGAATTTTGAGTTCGCCATTGTCAATCAGGCGAGCACACTGATCTAAGATTCTTGCCTGGGCTTTCTGCGCCTCAACCAGGTTTTGCAACATAGGAGTTAACATCAGTTCCAGGCTGATGCGCTGGTTGCGGTTGCGGGCAACCTTCCAGGGAGTAGTTGGGGCAGGCTCCAGGATGGTAACCAGATCGCCGTAAATTTGGGTAGCTGCAAAGGATTTACCTAAAATATCGCCCCCTACCGTGTCAAAGGTCACATCAACCCCCTGCCCCTTTGTCCAGTCAAGGGTTGCCTGCACAAAGTCCCTGTCTCTGTAGAGAATCTCTAAATCAGCTCCCAGACTATGAACAAACCGGGCTTTCGCTGGGGTACTCACCGTGGTGCAGACGGAGGCTCCCTTCAGCTTTGCCAGTTGGATGGCGACATGCCCCACCCCCCCAGCCCCGGCATGGATGAGGGCGCGATGCCCCGGTTGGAGACGGGCGCGATCGTACAGTGCTTCCCAGGCAGTAATCAGCACCAGGGGGGCAGCGGCTGCCTCTGCAAAGCTAATGGATGCCGGTTTACGGGCAGCAAATGCCTCATCCACGATCGCCCACTCCGCATAGTTGCCTGGATGCCCTCCAATCCCCCCATTGCAGAAGTAAACTTCATCCCCAGGGCGAAACTTCTGGACCGCAGAACCCACCGCTTCCACAATACCCGCTCCATCGCATCCCAGGATGGCAGGCATCCGGTCTGAAAAAAAAGTTCCCCTCTGGCGCAGTTTGGTATCAATGGGATTGACCCCGGCTGCCTTCAACCGGACCAGCACCTCTGTATTCCGCTGGAGCACAGGTGCTGGGACTTCAGCTACTTGCAAAACATCCGGGCTGCCAGTTCTCGTCATCAAAACAGCTCTCACAATGCTTCTCCTATGGGTCAGAAAGATACTCAGAAATGAGTTTATAACCTGAAACTTCACCATAGAAGGGATAGAGAATACAGAGCAAGTCCTCTGTGCCCTCGGTGTCTCTGGGATAGAACGCCAGGGAACTTGCCAGGAACTAGAGTCCCAATCATTCTGAAATGCAAAGGAGGGTGGGATTCACAATAAATACCAGGGGAAGACGCCTTTCGTCCTTCACAAGTCGTGATTTAGGACACAACTCTTCTATATCTCGTGGTGTCCCTATGCGCCCAGAGACACCTGTATAAAATAAAACCAACATTATTAGATTTTCTCATCTGAAGATTTATTGAAGTCATCCATTTAACTTTGGGAATGAGGCTTATTATGTAGAAATTTGTCTACCTAATCCTCCAATCTGGAATTATAGGCAGATCTGAGTCAGCCTAATTCACTGATTTGGGATCTTAGATAGACAGATTTCAGCCTAATCATCCCTGAGAGGCTGGATAGGTAGATCCCGTCAGTCTAATTAATAGTTGGCCTGCTGCGCGCGACTTGGCCGTGTGTGTCATAATAAGAAATAGGTGCCGACATGAATAAACAAGAATGGTCAGCCGCACTCAAGTCCTTTTCGCAATCTCAACGTGAGCAAAATCCACTTCCCGACCGCGAAAGCCTTTCGGACGAGGAAGAATGGCAATGCCGCATCATTGGCGGCGAGTTCATTAGCTGGTATCAACGCCATCTGCGTGATATTCTTGGGCAACGCGCGGTAGTGCGGATTATGAAGTTTGACCCGAAGCCCCTCATCGTCTTCACAACATCGGTGCCGGGTTTAGTTGCAGCGCAAGAAATCATGCCGGAGCCATCCGAAAACTTGATTTACCTGCTTCATTCAGAATTTGAAGAATGGGAAAAGAAACATTTGGTGGACGAGTTCACGTTTCACATCCATCATTGGAGCTACTTTCGTCCGATTGATGGAGATTTACTCGCACGGGCGCAGCAGGCTTTTCCCGAAGTCAAGACAGAAGACTATCGTATTCATACCATCGGCGATTTGTGGGGCGAGCGGTGCGGGGTTGAAGGCGAACATCTGTGGCGCTGGAATGGAGAAGAACTGGAGTTGTTGGAGGAGGCGTTTTCACAAGCCAGATTTTGAGGCGCGGCATCTCAACAGCAGGCCAACAAGGCGCTGCACCCGTCCGCCTACAGCTTCGTTCCCTTCGCTCGTTCCTCGCTTCGGCTTCCGGCGGCGGGAGAGCTAGGTCGTTAGCTGGCTCCACTTAAGGTCTTTGAGATTGCTTTAAGAACACATTGTGTGTTCTACTTATCTACGCCATCATGGTTGGGTTATTCAATGGAGTTGCGATCGCATAAAAACTGAGCAAGCGGGATCAGCGATGTCGAGACCGCACGCAAGCACGTAGTTAAATTTCGATTGGAACGTTTACTAGGGTAAAACCTCAGTACAGGACAAAACTTGTCAATTGAGGCACACAGAGGGTTGAAAACTTAGGCGGGAAGGGGTTTCCTAGGAATAACAACAAACCAACGAGACCCCCATGCAACAGATTACCGAATTTCGCCAAGTTTTGCAGCCCCTCCTCGGTTGGCATGGTGCGCGGCTGGCATTTGTGGCTCAATTTCTGATCGCCCTGCTACGAACCCGTACGGTGAATCTGAGCGAATTGGCTGCTAGCTTTTGTGGTTCCGCCCAAATTCCGTCGAACTACAAGCGTCTCCAGCGCTTCTTTAGCGACTTTGATCTCGATTATGCGGCGATTGCCCGTGCCGTGGTCTGCCTGATGGGGATCCCGCAGCCTTGGGTGCTCGCCATAGACCGCACCGAATGGAGCTTTGGCGGTAGCGTTTTCAACATTCTCACCCTGGGCATTTGCCATCAGGGTATTTCCTTTCCGGTGGTGTTTCTGATGCTGGACAACCGCGGCAATTCCAACACCCAAGAGCGCATCGATTTGCTCAACGAATTCTTCACGATTTTTGGCGAGGATGTCCGCCTGCGGTGCCTGACGAGCGACCGCGAATTTGTTGGGCGGGAGTGGATTGGCTATTTGCTCGAAGATGAGCCAATCCCGTTTCGGGGGCGGATTCGCGAAACTGAAACGCTCAGTGATGGCAGCAAAGCCCTGAATGGCCGCGTCCTCTTTGCCGATCTCAAAGCGGGTGAAACCAAGATTTTACGCAAACGCCGTCAAGTGTGGGGACATTGGGTGTATGTCGTTGGTCTGCGGCTTGACACCCAGGAATTACTGATTTTGGTCACCAACCATTCACCCCATTCAGCCCTCAAAGATTACGCCCTGCGGTGGAATTTAGAAACCCTGTTCGGTGCGTTCAAAACTCGGGGCTTCTGCCTCGAAGCGACCCATTTTATTGATGACTACCGAGTCCGCAAGCTCTTTGCGCTCCTCACATTGGCGTTATGTTGGGTGATGCGAACGGGGGTGTGGCGGCAGGCGCACAAAACGATTCAACTCAAGTCCCATGGGCGCAAAGCCCAGAGTCTATTCCGATATGGCTTAGATTACTTGCACAACCTACTCGTTAATCTTGACCATAAATTAGATGAGTTCTTGGACAATCTCAAACTTTTGTCCTGTACTTACAGCGGTTCTCAGATGAATAAGCCACAGTGATTGAACCAGCCAAGGGCATCGTCAGCAGAAATACACTCGTTGATAATCCTGGTTAAAGCTTGGTCGAGCGCTTCCTGCGTTCGAGCCTTGGCTGAATGCAGGAGCTGCTTGAGTTTTGACCAACATAGTTCAATCGGTGAAAGGTCTGGGGAATAAGGCGGCAGAAACACAACCTTGGCTCCAACCGATTCAATTGCCGCTTGCACGACTGAAGCATGATGCACGGGTAGATTATCCATCAGCACGATCGCCCCTACCCACAATTGCGGAATCAGAATCTCCTGGATGTAGAACAAGAACACGTCAGTATTGACACTGCCAACAATACTCATGCTAGCAATCAACCCATCAATACTCATGCCACCAATCAACGAGATATTCTTGCCCCCATCGCCAGGAGCCTCAGTGTCATACAAGCGTTCACCGATGGGGGCACGACCAGACAAACGAGTCATTGCCAGATGGATGCCCGTTTCATCAATGAAAACCAAGTTGCGCGGGTCGATTGTAAAACTCCACAGGCGATAAGCAAACCGCAAATCCTTCACCCTTTGAGTATCTTGCTGGGAGGCAATCAGTGTTTTTTTTTGACGCTGAGCTTGAGCTTAGACACAGCCTGTTGCATGGTTGATATACTCACCTCCACTCCACTTTGTTGGGCAAAGCGTTCACACAACTCCTTGAGTAGGGCATCCGGTTGAGCCGTGACTAGGGCTTCAACGATGGGCAACTGCTCTTTGCCCAACTTGGCAATGGCTCCTCCTCCGTGCGCTTTAGGCTCCACGGTGCCTGTCTCACAATAGTGTCGCCTTAGATCTCGAATGAACGATAAGCTCACCTTGAAGCGCTCTGCCAGTTGCCGTTGTGATCCTTCTTGAGCTTCATAGGCTGCCATGATTCGTTGCCGTAGATCAACTGACAGAGGGGCGGGCATAAGCAGCTAGCTCCTAGCTTTTGATAGTTGTTTTAGCCTACCAGAATGTGGCTTACTCAATCAATAACGGCTGTAGGGGTAAAACAGCTTTGCGGTAAGCTGTTGGTGTTACTCCAACAGTTTGGTGAAACTGTCGAGTAAAGTGGCTAGGACTGATAAACCCACATTGCAACCCTACCTCTAAAATGCTCAGGTGGGGTTGCTGAAGCAATGTTTTTGCCTTTTCAATGCGCTGCTGGCGAACATACTGAAATGGGGCGATTCCTATTGTTTGTCGAAACATGCGGCAGAAGTAGTACTGACTCATCCCAGCAATGTTGGCTAAATCCTGCAAGCTAATAGAGTGTTGCAGATGGGTGTCGATGTATTCCAACACAGGGATTAGTCTGTATCGAGGTATGCCTCCGGTGTAGACCGGCAACCGAGGTGGCCGCGTTACGTACTGCTTGAGCAAATTGACGATCAAAGCAGTGGCGAGAGAATCTCCATAGATAGGCCCGATGGGATGACCAGACTCTGTATCGGCCTTGAGTAGGTGTAAAATCTGGCTGACGAAGGCATCGCCATCGTGCAACCAGCAAAAGTTGAGTTCGAGGCGATCGCACCCCACCGCTTCATGGGCCACCGTCCCCAATAAAGAGGGGTCTAACGCCAGCACAATCGCCTGCGATCGACTCTGCCAGCGCGAGGCAAAGGGTAAGCTAGCTGGAATGATGGAGAGAGTACCTCTAGGAGCCATTTCTGAACGATGGCGACCGTCAATCCACCGTTCTCCGTGCCAGGAACCAAGCAGCACGCCGATGTGATGGTGGGAGGCACAACATTCGGGGAACTCCCAGGGAGGAGCGTCATGGTGTTCCAACACTAACCCCCGCCAGTGCCCCCGACTGAGCAGCAACAGCGGGGATGGTAATAGTTTGTCGTACTCAAGACCTTGATGATAGTCGAGCAAGGCAGGCGACTTCGGCATGATGGATGGCTTAGAGGGTGTAGATGATTTTCTAAAATATTCTATTTTCCACCATGCTCTTCAACCGTTTTTTCAAAGACAAAAGGCAACTGAAGACAAGTTTGAGCAAGCCTTGGCAAGACAACGCGAAAGGTAGTAGCTAGGATAGGGAAGCTGTTGGGAATCGATAGCAGTGGCTGGCTGAATTGCTCTATACCAGCAAGCAACTCTGCCAGACAACAAAGACATCGACCAGGGAGTTGTGACATTGAAGTACCATGACTGAACCGTTTCCGTTTTATCAGGGGTATGACTGCTATCGTGCTCGCTATCCCAAGGACGCGATCGCCCAAATCCT is from Leptothermofonsia sichuanensis E412 and encodes:
- a CDS encoding AraC family transcriptional regulator; translated protein: MPKSPALLDYHQGLEYDKLLPSPLLLLSRGHWRGLVLEHHDAPPWEFPECCASHHHIGVLLGSWHGERWIDGRHRSEMAPRGTLSIIPASLPFASRWQSRSQAIVLALDPSLLGTVAHEAVGCDRLELNFCWLHDGDAFVSQILHLLKADTESGHPIGPIYGDSLATALIVNLLKQYVTRPPRLPVYTGGIPRYRLIPVLEYIDTHLQHSISLQDLANIAGMSQYYFCRMFRQTIGIAPFQYVRQQRIEKAKTLLQQPHLSILEVGLQCGFISPSHFTRQFHQTVGVTPTAYRKAVLPLQPLLIE
- a CDS encoding IS630 family transposase, translated to MRFAYRLWSFTIDPRNLVFIDETGIHLAMTRLSGRAPIGERLYDTEAPGDGGKNISLIGGMSIDGLIASMSIVGSVNTDVFLFYIQEILIPQLWVGAIVLMDNLPVHHASVVQAAIESVGAKVVFLPPYSPDLSPIELCWSKLKQLLHSAKARTQEALDQALTRIINECISADDALGWFNHCGLFI
- a CDS encoding IS4 family transposase; its protein translation is MQQITEFRQVLQPLLGWHGARLAFVAQFLIALLRTRTVNLSELAASFCGSAQIPSNYKRLQRFFSDFDLDYAAIARAVVCLMGIPQPWVLAIDRTEWSFGGSVFNILTLGICHQGISFPVVFLMLDNRGNSNTQERIDLLNEFFTIFGEDVRLRCLTSDREFVGREWIGYLLEDEPIPFRGRIRETETLSDGSKALNGRVLFADLKAGETKILRKRRQVWGHWVYVVGLRLDTQELLILVTNHSPHSALKDYALRWNLETLFGAFKTRGFCLEATHFIDDYRVRKLFALLTLALCWVMRTGVWRQAHKTIQLKSHGRKAQSLFRYGLDYLHNLLVNLDHKLDEFLDNLKLLSCTYSGSQMNKPQ
- a CDS encoding efflux RND transporter permease subunit produces the protein MPNLQSSGFSFSKLSIRRHIGILMLMLTVLILGCFFLVRLPVDLLPSITYPRIGVRLDAPGISPEVGVDEITKPLEQALSTTEGVVQIYSQTREGQVSLDLFFQPGSNIDQALNDATATYNRYRNRLPDNLESPRIFKFDPTQLPVYEFALTSPNLRGVDLRVFADEELARELTVVPGVASADVSGGVKEEVRVKLDLKRLQALGLGINDVLDGLRQRNQDISGGRILGQNAEPLTRSIGRFRNAGEIQELQFEVRSQQSTVSSQAGNLIPNSEPPTLNRSQRVYLRDFAEVIDGTEDERVLVNLNGEPAVKISIQKQPEANTVQVVDGVKQRIEELRQAGLITEDMVLTATLDESRFINNSIANVTTAGLSGAFLAAIAVLFFLGSLRQTLIIVLAIPLASLAAVILMGLFGLSLNIFSLGGLAIGVGIVVDNSIVMLENIAHRVSRHSVHGNGNGTHGNGRTVRADGGEDEASVQSAIFPKAQILRLAESSGEEVESALVASTATNLVSVLPFLLLGGFVSLLFNELILTISFAVAASLLIALTVVPMMTSRLLTVRWSSGVGEFWLIRGFNRRFNAITLSYGRLLASLIRRRSLVIAAAVLILGGGSLLMAGQIPQEVLPRINTGQATLFAQFPPGTSLATNRRVMETVDEIFQKQPETEYAFTTVGGNIFASFVFSNPTRASSTITLKPGSDVIAYTQRVSRELDKLNLAGIRLRLVPGNVRGLNLNNSPIRNADIDVVLQGQNGDVLRQAGRQVLAALDEKVTLANFRPDGEDRQPEVQINPDWERVAALGLTAQDIGNTVQTAIEGSIPTRLQRQERLVDIRVQLDQNLVQQPSQLRQLPLFASNRALIQLGDVARIEEGQAPGEIQRINQRSVFLIAGNLNRGASLGAALAQVQTTLSELELPEGVTILPGYAARTSQELQASLKILGALAAFLVFVVMAVQYNSLVDPLVIMLTVPLALAGGILGLFVTQTAIGITVLVGAVLLVGIVVNNAIIMVEMANQIREQEGVDRATAILKAAPQRLRPIMMTTITTVLGLFPLALGLGEGSEFLQPLGIVVFSGLSLATLLTLFIIPCFYVLLHELIGTLQGKTEVRVPGMGYRVWGRKEVKGTGERERS
- a CDS encoding zinc-dependent alcohol dehydrogenase family protein, with the protein product MRAVLMTRTGSPDVLQVAEVPAPVLQRNTEVLVRLKAAGVNPIDTKLRQRGTFFSDRMPAILGCDGAGIVEAVGSAVQKFRPGDEVYFCNGGIGGHPGNYAEWAIVDEAFAARKPASISFAEAAAAPLVLITAWEALYDRARLQPGHRALIHAGAGGVGHVAIQLAKLKGASVCTTVSTPAKARFVHSLGADLEILYRDRDFVQATLDWTKGQGVDVTFDTVGGDILGKSFAATQIYGDLVTILEPAPTTPWKVARNRNQRISLELMLTPMLQNLVEAQKAQARILDQCARLIDNGELKIHVQEIFPLAEAANAHRALEAGGIIGKLVLITG
- a CDS encoding helix-turn-helix domain-containing protein is translated as MPAPLSVDLRQRIMAAYEAQEGSQRQLAERFKVSLSFIRDLRRHYCETGTVEPKAHGGGAIAKLGKEQLPIVEALVTAQPDALLKELCERFAQQSGVEVSISTMQQAVSKLKLSVKKKH